GGTGACGGCCAGCCACAACCCGCCGCGGGACAACGGCTACAAGGTCTACTGGGGCGACGGCTCCCAGATCGTGCCGCCCGTCGACCGTGACATCTCGGCCGCCATCGACACCGTGGGCCGCGTGGACCTGCTCCCCCTCCACGGTCCCGGCACGCTGACGGAGCTCGGCGAGAGCATCGTCGACGACTACATCACCGCCGTGAAGTCCCTGCCCCTGGGCGACGCCCGCGGCCTGCGCGTGGCGTACACACCGCTGCACGGGGTGGGCGGCGCCACACTCACAGGCGCCTTCCTCGCCGCCGGCTTCGAGAACCCGGTGGCCGTCGAGGAGCAGCGCAACCCCGACCCCGACTTCCCCACGGTCTCCTTCCCCAACCCGGAGGAGCCCGGGGCGATGGACCTGACCATCGCGCTGGCCGCCAAGCTCAACGCCGACCTGGTCCTGGCCAACGACCCGGACGCCGACAGGTGCGCGGTGGGGGTGCCGCTGCCGGACGGGACGTGCCGCATGCTGACCGGCGACGAGGTCGGCGGCCTGCTGGCCGAGCACGTGATCAGCCACACCACCGGCGACCGCATGGTCGCCACCACCATCGTCTCCTCCACCCTGCTGAGCAAGATCGCCCGCGCGCACGGCGTCCGTTACGGGGAGACGCTGACCGGCTTCAAGTGGATCATCAAGGCGGGTCCCGGGCTGGTCTTCGGCTACGAGGAGGCCATCGGCTACAGCGTCGGCTCCGACGCGGGCCTCCCGGTCCACGACAAGGACGGCATCGGGGCGGCCCTCACGGTGGCCGGCATCGCCGCGGCGGCCAAGCGCTCGGGCCGTACCCTGCTGGACCTCCTGGACGACCAGGCCCGCCGCTACGGCCTGCACGCGACCTCCCAGCTGTCGTTCCGCGTGAGCGACCTCTCCCTGATCAGAGACGCCATGACCCGCCTGCGCACCCACCCACCGTCCGCTCTGGGCGGCCGGGCAGTGGTGCGTGCGGACGACCTGACGGAGGGCGACGGGGGCCTGCCGCCGACGGACGGGCTGCGGTACCGGCTCGCCGGCGACGCCCGCGTGGTCGTCCGGCCTTCCGGTACGGAGCCCAAGCTGAAGTGCTATCTGGAGGTCGTCGTTCCGGTGAGCGGTGAGGTGGCGGAGGCGCGCGCCCAGGCCGCCCACGACCTCGACGCCCTGAAGAGCGACCTGTCCGTCACTCTGGGTCTGTAGCCCGGTTCTCGGTTGGTCTCATCGCCGAGACAACCAATGATGGTGCAACCACATTTGGTTGCACCGCCCCGTCAAGGTCATCATGCGGAGGACTAGGTCTCATTCGTGAGACCAAACCCTCAGTGAGGGCCACGAAGACCATGCGTTGATACCAACGCTTCAGTTAGTCTCATTCATGAGACTAACTGGAGGATCGATGGAACCGTTCATCGGCAGGCGCCGCGAGCTCACCGTCCTGCGGCGAGCTCTCGAGAAGACGGCGCGTCAGCGGTTCGACCGACCTGGGCGTGCGCTGCTCATACGGGGGCGCCGCCGGGTCGGGAAGTCCCGGCTGGCGGAGGAGTTCATCCGGCAAGCACAGCTGCCCCACGTCTACTACACAGCCACCGGTCAGACGCTGGGCGAGGAACTCCGCACCTTCGTCGAGGAGGCGCGCGCGTCGAACCTGCCCGCCGCGTCGGTCTTCGATGACAAGCAACCCGGATCATGGCATGACGCTCTCTCCCTTCTGGCTCGGGCTCTGCCAGAGGACTCCCCCAGCATCGTGGTCATCGACGAGCTTCCCTACCTCATCAAGGCGGACCCCACGTTGGAGGGGGTGCTCCAGAAGCTCTTCGACAAGGAGTTCTCCAGACGGCCTGTCCTGTTGCTCCTCATCGGCTCTGACCTGTCCATGATGGAGGCGATCAACACCTACAGCCGCCCCTTCTACCAGCGGGCCGCTGATTTCGTAGTTCACCCTCTGACGCCATATGACATCGGAGAGGCACTCGACCTTCCCCCCGCAGAGGCGTTCGACGCACATCTGGTGTCGGGCGGGCTGCCGATGATCTGCGAGGAGTGGCCCAAGGGCGGTTCCCTCTGGACGTATTTGGAGCAGGCACTCGAGGACCCGCTCTCGGCCTTGATAGTCAGCGGAGAGCGGGCCCTGGCTGCTGAGTGCCCGCCTGAAGCGCACGCTCATCAAGTCCTCAACGCCATCGGCTCCGGGCAACGCACGCACTCCAATATCGCGACCGCCACCCAGGGCATCCCCCGTGCGACGATGAATCGCGCACTCCAGCTTCTTCTGGAAAAGCGCATGATCGCCGTGGACAGACCGCTGTCGACGCGCCCATCCCGGGACTCGCGATATCGCGTGATCGACTCGCATCTGCGATTCTGGATCCCCTTCATCGGATCCCGCCTGACCGACATCGAGCGCGGCCGTGGAGACAGAGTCCTGGAGCGGATCCGCCTGTCCTGGACATCGTGGCGAGGAATGGCCATCGAGCCCCTGATCCAGGAGTCGTTCCGCCGCATGGACGGGCTGCCCGAGCCGACTGGCGCCATTGGCGGTTACTGGACACGCAGCAACGATCCGGAGATCGACATCGTCGGTGCCGACCGGGAGCCGATCGCGAAGCAGATCACCATGCTCGGCTCCATCAAGTGGCTGGAGAACCGGCCATTCGATCAACACGACATGAAAGAACTCATCGTCCACCAGTCAAAGATGCCGGGAGCAGACACGTCCACGCCGCTCTATGCGGTCTCCCGAAGCGGATGCGATGTGGCGGGCATCACGCACATCACGCCGGAGAAACTGCTGGACGTCTGGCGATAAGGGCGCTCTTGGTCTCACCGATGAGACCTACTTGAGGACACGACGGCTGCGGGAAGCCCACAACCTGCCGCACCCAGGTGAGCCGCCAAAATCGGATGATCGAACTGAGCGGCGACGGTCGAGCAACGTCCCTGGCGCCCGACCTACGCTTTGGCACAGGTCATCCCGGCGACGGCTGCTCCGCGCTGCCGCAGAACCCCGCGCCCAGATACCGGCGCAGGGCCTCTCGACCGCATGGAACGAAACGCCACTGATCAACGACCTCGGCCAGGTCGGTCTCGGTCAGCCAGCCCAGCCAGGCGATCTCGGACGGGTCCGGGACCAGCGGTTCGGTGAGGACGGCCTCATGCACGCCGAACCAGACGGGACTGACCCCCTGCCCGCACAGAAACTTGAAAAGGAAACGCACCGGGACACCGACGCCCAGTTCTTCGGCCAGTTCCCGGGCCGCTGCCACCTCATACGACTCGCCCACGCCAACACCGCCACCGACCAGAACGTCATAGTGACCGGGAAAGCGGATATGCCGCTCCGAACGGCGCAGCACCAGGATCCGCCCCACCTCGTCGCGGCAGATCGTCGTCGCGATCCGATGCAACCAGCCTCGACGCACCGCCTCGCCTCGATCCACCACCCCCAGCACACGGTCCAGATCATCGACGCGCTCGATCGACTCATCCACGGAGAAACAATCTCAGCCCCCACCGACAAGCCACACCCACCTCGCGTTGACCCAGCTCAACAGCCGCAGCTCGTAGAAATCCCCGGCCCGCCTTCATGACGGCATTCCCGACTGTCGCCGCGATGCCGGACGGAGCAGCAGCCCATGCTCCGCCGACGGAGATCCAGTCCGTTGACGGATGGTCGTGGAAGATCACCTGTTCTGCTGGATCTCCGTTCTCATGCCTCCGGTTTCCGGGCCGATACCTTGGCCAACCGCCGATGACCTCAACTTCCCGGCATTGGGGCCTGCCATGCGGCGGAGCGGGTCACCTTCCCTGGCGGGCGGCCTTGCCACCGGCGCCGAAGAAGAAGATGGCCGCGGCCACACCCAGCACGACGACGAGCACGTCGGCGACCAGCGTGAGCGTGGGCAGGGTGATGAACAGGTCCGCCGCCTTGAACAGGACGGAGATGATGACGATGATCGTGGCGAAGATCCGGACGACGCCGCCGCCGCGCAACGCCAGCCAGGCGAGCAGTACGAGCACGAGCGACCAGAAGATCGTGCTGTAGGCGAGCCCAGAGTAGATCATCTGGAGCCCCTCGAACCGGTCGCTGTGGATGTCGACCTCGGCGGGGTTGATGGAGGCAGAGCCCATGTCCGAATTCGCGGCGATCTGTTCTTTGATCGCCTCTGCGCCGGAGATGATGAGTCCGATGGCGCTGATCACGTTGAGCGTCGCGGCGGCGATGGCTGCGTACACCGCTCGGCTTAAGTTCGCCGGCCTCTGAGGGGCCTCGGCGGCGCGCCGGTCTTCGAAGTGGGCGGGTGCTTGCCGTTCGTACATGGACATGCGGATCTCTTTCCGGAACGTTGTGCGTCTCGCACGATGCGGTGTTCAACGACCTGTGTCAGGCACTCCGCGATCGTTTATGCGCGCGCATTTCGCGCGGCCTTGAGAGGTATACCAGATTCGCCCGGACTTCGAGGGCGGCGGCGAATTATGGGAGCGCCCACGACAACAATCCCCTCCGTTCGACCGGCGGCGGAAAAGTGGCTTCCCAGGCGACAATCCCATCGCTCACCTGCGACGGAAGAGGGACGGAAGAAAAACGGAAGGCGAGTACTTTAATGTCCTGCGAAGTCGGACGGGCCCGTATCGCCACCCGCGACGACCACGGACTACAAGCAGGAGATGAAACTCAAGACGATTATTGTGTTTCTATCCGAAGCCTCTTCGGAGCCGTGGTTTTCGGCGTCTCCGCCGAGTCGAGCTTGCGGAAGAATGACACGCGATAAATGTCCCCAGGGCGTTCTGTCAGGGTCCTTCGGAGAAACCGGTCGGCGGCTTCGTCCTGTGGGGGGCCGCGCCCCCCACAGGGCGTTGTCCGAAGCTCTCGACGCGCGGAGCGCGCCTTGTGAAGGCGATGCTTCAGGTGTCTCTGTGCGCTTTCGAGGTCAGGCCAGGCGGAACTGGAGTTCGGTGTCCCAGTTGTTCATGTCGGGCTCCTCCAGCGGATTGGTCTTGTAGAACTCCAGGCGGCAGCCCCAGAGCTCGGTGCCGTCCTTCTCGGTCATGTCCCAGGTCAGCCCCTGCTCCTCGCCCCACTTCAGCACCGAGGAGATGACGCCGGCCAACTGGTCCGGGTGGCCGTGGTGGGAGGCCGTGACGTAGCGGCCCGCGGGGAGGACGTCGGCGAAGATGTCGTCCTCTCCCTCCACCGGCGTGGCAACCGGCACCCCGGCCTGTACCACCAGCCGGTCCTCGGCCATGTTGATGCTGTCGTACCTGAGGAACGGGGCCGCGGTGGGGGCCGCGCCGCGCTCGGCGAGCCAGCCGATCAGGCCGGCGATGCGGTCCCCGACCAGGCCGAAGCTGGTCATGGTGATGGTCCTGCGGATCCCGATGTAAGGACGGTCCGGGACATCGATGATGTGTGGCATGTTTCCTCCTTCACCCCTCAGTACGGAGCGCGTGGGCGAAACTCATCGGCAGGTCGAAGAAGGGGAACAGGCCGGGATCCAGGTACGTGGTCACGCCCGTGATCAGGCCGCCCGCGACGTCCAGGACGACCAGGGCGAACGCCCGGCCGTCCATGTACTGGCCGAGGGCCGGCGAGCCGTTGGCGCGGGTCGGCAGGAGGCGGGCGCCGGCGCACGGCGCGTCCGACGCGAGCAGCACCGCCCGGATGCTCTCGCGGCCCCGCAGCCACCACGTGAACGGCGGCATCGACATCGTGGCGTCCTCGTGCAGCAGCGACACCAGCGCGGACACGTCGTACCGCTCGAAGGCGGACACGTAGCGGGACAGGAGCTCCTCGTCCACCTCCAGGTCGGCGGGCTCCACGGCGGGGAGCTTGGCGCGGGCCCGTTGCAGGGTGCTGTTGACGGAGGTGACCGTGGTGGACAGCAGAACGGCGGTCTCGGCGGCGCTCCACCTGAGCACGTCGCGGAGGATGAGGACGGCGCGCTGCCGGGGCGGGAGGTGCTGCAGGGCCGCCACGAAGGCCAGGCGGACGGTCTCGCGGGCCACCGCCAGGTCCTCGGGGCTGACGCGACTGTCCGGGATGGGGTGGATCCAGCGTTCGGGAGGGAGGGGCGCGCCCAGTTCGGCGCCCGGGACGGCGGCCGGGCCGAGGTCCATGGCGCGGGCTCGGCGTTGCGGGCCGCGCAGCATGTCGAGGCAGATGTTCGTGGCCAGGTGGAACAGCCACGAGCGCAGCGGTCCGCGCGAAGCGTCGTACGTGCGCCACGCCCTGACGAACGTCTCCTGCACCGCGTCCTCGGCCTCGAACCCCGAGCCCAGCATGCGGTAGCAGTAACCGGTCAGCTCGCCCCGGTGCCACTCCAGCTCCGTCGCGTCCACTACGCCGGAGTCACCTCGATCTGGAGTTCGGTCACCCATTCGTCCAGGTTGTCGGGGCAGTAGAGGGAGATCTCCCTCGCCAGCCCCAGAGAACGGTAGCCGTTCTCCTCGATCCAGTGGGCCAGCGCCTGGAACGTCGGCAGCGCCGCGTCCATCGACCCATGGTGGATGATCGTGGCCGCGGTCGGCATCGCGGGCAGGTCCACCACCTGGAAGTCGTACGGGTCGCCGGACGTCACGGCGGCCGGCAGGCAGGCGTGGATCATGACGGACCCGTCGTCCTCCTCTTCGTAGTACGCGAGCCCCGGACCGGTGATCCGGACGGAGGCGGCCTCCAGCCGGCGGCAGAGCTCGCCGAAGAGCGGTGTGATCACGGGGCCTATGTGCTCGCTCTCATAGCCGGCCGCCCGGGCGCTCAGCTCGGCGACCCGGACGGGACTCACCGACTTGAGAACAATCTCCGCCGTCCGCAAGTGGCCCTCCCTTTCGATGGTGCGCAATCGCGCCTCGACGCCTCGGAGCCTGGCCAGGTCGGCGTTGATCTGGGCTTCGAGCTGGGCGCGGCGCATGCGTACCATGCCGTGCAGCTCCTCCGCGCTGACCTTCTCGTCCAGGATCGCGCTGACCTGCTCCAGCGTGAAGCCGAGGCCCTTGATCGCGACGATCCGGTTGAGCCTGGACAGCTGTGCGGCCTGATAGGAGCGGTAGCCCGTGACCGGGTCCACGTGCGCGGGGCGCAGCAGGCCGATGGCGTCGTAGTGGCGCAACATCCGCACCGACACCAACCCGAGCCTGGCGAAATCTCCGATGCTGAACATGACACCTCTAGGTGTAGGGCCTCACACCGTGTCAGGGTCAACCTATGGCGATACCTAGGCGATGACGATCGCCGCGACCACCAGCACCACGGCCACCACCAGCACCGCGATGGCGTCGTAGGACCACGTGACCCGGCCCGGCGCCGCCTCCTGATCGCGGAATCTGGCCGACTCGGCGCGCTCGCGGATCTGCTCGCCCACCCAGTCGGCGTGCGTCTTGCCCGCGAACGCCTCCGCCGCCGCCTGCTCGGCCTTCGACAGCGTAGGCTCGGTGCGGTAGCGCCCCCGCGTCTGCCTGGGCGCCCCGCGCCGCTGCGCCCTGGCCCGCTCCCGGGCGCTGCTCATCGGCGTCCAGAGCCGCAGCACCTGCCCGTCGCCGTACTCGACGTTGATCGAGTGGGACACCGTCACGTCCCCTACCGAGGCCCACGGCAGGAACGTGGTGCGGAGCGGGTTGCGACCGAGCAGGCCCTCCTCCGTGAACACGGTGGCGGGGCGCATCGCGACCACGTAGACCAGCGCCGTCAGCGCGCCGAGCACGGCCAGGGCGACCAGCGAGGACTTGCCGGTGTAGTGGGCGATCAGGTCCCACACGTTGAAGGCGACGAAGGCCAGCCAGACCCACCCCAGCACGAACGCGGTCCTGGACCGGTAGGTCTGCTTCACGGCTGCCACTTGAGCTGCGCGAAACCCGGCTTGATCACGCCGTTGATCAGCGCCAGCCGCTCGTCGAACGGGATGAACGCCGACTTCATCGCATTGACCGCGAACCACTGCAGGTCATCCCAGCCGTAGCCGAACGCCTCGACCAGCTTGGCGCACTCCTGCGACACGCTGGTCGCGCTCATCAGCCGGTTGTCGGTGTTGACGGTGACCCGGAAGTTCAGCCGCCGCAGCAGCCCGATGGGGTGCTCGGCGATCGACGCGGCGGCCCCGGTCTGCAGGTTGGAGGTGGGGCACATCTCCAGCGGGATGCGCTTGTCACGCACGTACGCCGCCAGCCGCCCCAGCTTGGCGGAGCCGTCCTCGGCCACGGAGATGTCGTCGATGATCCGCACGCCGTGCCCGAGGCGGTCGGCGCCGCACCACTGGATCGCCTGCCAGATCGACGGCAGGCCGAACGCCTCGCCCGCGTGGATGGTGAAGTGGGCGTTCTCCCGCTGGAGGTACTCGAACGCGTCGAGATGCCGCGTGGGCGGGTAGCCCGCCTCGGCTCCGGCGATGTCGAACCCCACCACGCCCACGTCGCGGTAGCGCACGGCCAGCTCGGCGATCTCCATGGAGCGCGCCTTGTGCCGCATGGCCGTGAGCAGCGTGCCGACGCGGATGCCGCGCCCCGCAGAGCCCTTCCTGAACCCCTCGAGCACCGCCTCGACGACCTCGTCGAGGCTCAACCCCATGGTGGTGTGCTGCTCGGGCGCGAAACGCACCTCGGCGTAGACCACGCCGTCGGCCGCCAGATCCTGGGCGCACTCGGCGGCCACGCGCTCGAGCGACTCGCGCGTCTGCATGATGCCGACGGTGTGCTCGAACGTCTCCAGGTAGCGCTCGAGCGAGCCCGAGTCGGACGCCTCCTCGAACCACTGGCGAAGGTTGTCGGGATCGGTGGTGGGCAGCCGATCGTAGCCGGTCTCCCTGGCCAGCTCGACGATCGTCTCGGCGCGGAGCCCGCCGTCGAGGTGATCGTGCAGCAGCACCTTGGGAGCCCGCCGGATCGCGTCAAGCGTGGGACTCATCTGGCCATGATAAGGGCGTCCACGTGGTACGGCTCAGTCGCGACCGGCGCTCTCCGGCGAGAAGGCGGGCAGGCACACCGCGATGTACTCGGCGCCCTCGGGGCCGGTGCTGTAGCGGACCTTCTCCCCCGGCGACGTCACCACCGACTGCCCGGCCGCGACCTCCGTCGTGCCCTCGGCGTGCTCGACCAGCACCAGGCCGCGCAGGACCACGGTGTACTCGGTGAACTCCGGCGTCTGCGGCGGCTCGGTCCAGCCGGGCGGAGCCGTCATGTGGGCTATGGAGATCGCGTCGTCACCACTGTTGACGCGGCCGACGTGCTCGTCGATGAGCTTGCCGCCGGGAACGGGTATGCGGGCCGGGGCCTCGATCTTTCTCACCACGAGGTCAGTGTGCCACGTCGATGATCAGGCGGCTGGGATCGCCCTGCTCGTTGAGCTGGAACGCGGCCTGCCTCGCCAGCACCAGCCCGATGCCGACATGGCCCTCGAAGTCGCCGGTCCTGACGACTTCGGTGAGGTTCTCCAGGTTCGCGGGGAAGACGGGGCCGCCTGTCCATGTGGGCTTGCCGTCGGCGTCGTGGGCGTCGGCCGGGGAGAGCGTGACCTGGAGGTACGTCCCGCCGCGCACCTCGATGGGCTTGCCCGAGCCCTCCTCCAGGAACTGCTCCACCCACCTGACGGTGTATCCGGGGACCTCGCCCTTCAGGTCGACGACCACGCGGTCGTAGGTGTCGTGGGCGGCGTACCGCACGCCTGTCACGACGGCGGGCTCGATGCCGTCGCGCTGGACGTCCACCTCGGCGGTGCTCGTCGGCGCGCCGGGCTCGTGCCCGGCAGACCCGCTGACGGACGGGCTGTCCGTCAGTACGGCCTGCGTGCCCGTGCCGCAGGCGGTGAGCAGGGCCAGGCAGGCCGGCAGGACGGCCGCGCGGCAGCGGGCCGATCGGCGCGCGGCCGGGGATGACGAGCGCATGCCCGGTAGATGCCCAGGTTACGGGCCTGCAAGCAACGGATCGGCGCGGGTTTCCCGGCCGCCGTTCGCGACCGGGCCGGAATGACGCGGCCGGGCCCCGCCGGGTGCGACGGGGCCCTGTCGCGTCGAGATGGCGGTCAGACGGTCTCGTAGACCTTGGCGTTCTCGCCGGCCTCCGCGACGGCCGGGGCCTTGCGGGCGCGCAGGCCGGTGGCCGCGATCGCCAGGCCGACCACGGCCAGCACCAGCGACACCACGATCGCCGAGCGCAGCGAGCCGATCGAGAGCGTCTCGCCGCCGCCCGAGGTGAGCACGGCGGTGACCACGGCCAGCACGATCGCGCCGCCCACCTGGCCGGAGGTGTTGAGCAGCCCGGAGGCCAGCCCCTGCTCGTCGTCGTCCACGCCGGTGGTGGCCTGGATGTTCAGTGAGGGGAACGAGAGCGCGAACGCGACGCCCATGAGGAGCATGCCCGGGATCACCATGCCGGCCAGGCTGGGGTCGCGGTCGATGCCGAGGAAGATCGCGTACCCGCCGGCCAGCGCGGCGGAGCCGATGACGATCAGCTTGCCGGTGCCGAACCTGTCGGCGAAGTCGCCCATCTTGGTCGAGGTGACCGCGACGAGCAGGCCCGCGGGCAGGAACGCCAGGGCGGTACCCAGGGCCGACCAGCCGAGGAGGTTCTGGAAGTACTGCATGGCGACGAACTGGAAGGCGACGTACGAACCCATGAGGATCAGCAGCCCCAGGTTGGCCCGGACGATGTGGGCGGAGCGCAGGATGCCGAGCCGCACCAGCGGGTGGCGCATCCGCAGCTCGGCGAGGACGAACAGGCCGAGCAGCACGGCCACGCCCACCAGCGAGCCGATGGTCTGCAGCGAGGCCCAGCCGGCCTCCGGCGCCTGCACGACCGTGAACACCAGCAGCAGCATGGACGCGGTGATCAGCACCGCGCCGATCAGGTCGTGGCCGCCCTCGGCCCGCTCGTCACGGCCGCGCAGCACCTTCGGAGCGGCGAGCAGCGCGAGGATCGCGACGGGCACCGGCATCAGCAGCGTCCACCGCCAGCCGATCTCAGTGAGCAAGCCGGACAGCACAAGGCCGAGCGAGTAGCCGCTGGCGCCACAGGCGGTGAAGATGCTCAACGCCTTGTTGCGCTCCGGACCCTCGGGGAAAGTAGTCGTGATGATCGACAAAGCCGCGGGCGCGGTGAAGGCCGCGGACACACCCTTGACGAACCGGGCCGCGATCAGCAACCCGCCGTCGTTCACAATGCCACCCAGCAACGACGCCACGGCGAAGACGCCCAAGGCGGCCAGGAACACCCTGCGCCGTCCGAGCAGGTCGGCGGTCCTGCCTCCCAGCAGCAGAAGACCGCCGTAGCCGAGCACGTAGCCGCTGACCACCCACTGCAGAGAAGAGGTGCTCAGGCCCAGTTCGTGCTGGATGGCCGGCAGGGCGACGCCGACCATCGAGACATCCAGGGCATCAAGAAAGACCACTGCGCAGAGCACGACGAGCGCGCCCCAACGGGATGAGGAAGAGGACATGGAACAGAACACTACATGCAAGCACATCTAATGCAAACGCATTTAATGCCGTTGCATAAGTTTTAGCGAAGTGGTAACCTCCGCGACATGGACGAGGAGTTCGTGGTCGACACCTGGCATTACGTCCTGGCCAAGCACGCCAAGGCCATGTGCGCGCTGGAGCGCGAGCTGGGCGATCGGCACGGGCTGGGGCCGAGCGAGTTCGAGGTGCTGGACCGGATCGTCCATCACGACAGGAAGCTCCGCATCCAGGAGCTCTGCGACGAGGTGCACCTGAGCCAGAGCGCCCTGTCCCGGGTGGTGGCCCGCCTGGAGAAGGCCGCGCTCGTGTCGCGCGGGGTCTGCGACGCGGACCGGCGCGGGGTGTTCGTCTGCATCACGGACGAGGGTCGCGCCCGCCACGCCGAGGCCCTGCCCACGCAGCGCGCCGTCCTGGCCGAGATCTTCGCCGACGCGCCGGCCCTCGCCCGCTGACGAGCCCGCCACAGGCGGGCGCAGCCGCTACGAGGCCGTGATGCGGTCGATGACCAGGGGAAGCAGCTCCTCGCTCGCCTCGCCCACCGCGTAGGCACCCTCCAGCGCCTCCAGAGCCCGCGGGAAGCGCTCCGTCTCGTCCGCGTGCAGCGTCATCAGCGGCTGCCCCGCGCGCACCAGATCGCCCGGCTTGGCGTGCAGCATGATGCCGGCACCGAACGACACGGGGTCCTCCTTGCGCGCCCGCCCGGCCCCGAGCCGCCAGGCCGCCAGACCCACCGCGTACGCGTCCAGCCGGGTCAGCACGCCGGACGACGGCACCTCCACCGTCAGCGTCTCCGCCGCACGGGGAAGCAGCCCATCGGGATCCCCGCCCTGCGCGCTGATCATCCGACGCCAGGCGTCCATCGCCGATCCGTCCGCCAGAGCCTTGGCGGGGTCCTTGCCGGACACCCCCGCGGCCTCCAGCATCTCGTTGGCGAGCCGTACGGTGAGCTCCACCACGTCAGCGGGCCCTCCGCCGTCGAGCACCTCGACGGACTCCGCGACCTCCAGGGCGTTCCCCACGGCCCGTCCCAGCGGCCGGTCCATCGCCGTCAGCAGGGCGACCGTGCGCACCCCCGCGTCCGTCCCGAGGGCCACCATGGTCTCGGCCAGCTCGCGGGCCGTCTCAGGGGTCTTCATGAACGCGCCGGAGCCCACCTTCACGTCGAGGACGAGCGATCCGGTGCCCTCGGCGATCTTCTTGGACATGATCGACGAAGCGATCAGCGGGATCGACTCGACGGTGCCGGTGACGTCGCGCAGGGCGTACAGCTTCTTGTCGGCCGGCGCCAGGCCCTCCCCGGCCGCGCACACGACCGCGCCCGCCGAGCGCAGGACGTGCAGCATCTCACCGTTGGAGAGCGAGGCCCGCCAGCCGGGGATCGACTCGAGCTTGTCGAGCGTGCCGCCGGTGTGCCCGAGGCCGCGGCCCGAGAGCTGCGGCACGTACGCGCCGCAGGCCGCCACCAGCGGGGCGAGCGGCAGCGTGATCTTGTCGCCGACGCCGCCCGTCGAGTGCTTGTCGGCGGTCGGCCGGTCGAGCTCGGACCAGTCCATGCGCTCGCCCGAGCGGATCATGGCCTGCGTCCAGTCGGCGATCTCGCGGCGGTTCATGCCGTTCAGGAGGATGGCCATGGCCAGCGCGGACATCTGCTCGTCGGCCACGCCGCCGCGGGTGTACGCGTCGATCACCCAGTCGATCTGGGCCGTGGTCAGCTCCCCGCCGTCACGCTTGGCGCGGATGACCTCAATGGCGTCCATTCAGGCGCTCCGGCTGAGGTCCTGCGGACCGAACGCGTACGGCAGGATCTCAGCCATCCGCTTCGGCCCGTCCACGGTCTCGACCAGCAGGTCGTCGCCGCCGAACTCATAAAGGAGCTGGCGGCAGCGCCCGCACGGCATCAGCAGCTCGCCGTGCCCGTCCACGCAGGTGAAGGCCACCAGCCGGCCGCCGCCCGACGACTGGAGCGCCGACACCAGGCCGCACTCGGCGCACAGGCCCACGCCGTAGGAGGCGTTCTCGACGTTGCAGCCGGTGACCACCCTCCCGTCGTCCACCAGAGCCGCCGCTCCCACGGGGAACTTCGAGTACGGCGCGTACGCGTTACGCATGGCCTCCGCGGCCGTGTCCCGCAGGCCGTCCCAGTCGATGGCGGTCAATGCTGCTCCCCCCGGCGATAGCGCACGCCGTCGGCCTTGGGCATCCGCAGCCGCTGCGAAGCCACCAGGAGCACGAGCAGCGTGAGCACGTGTG
The nucleotide sequence above comes from Nonomuraea helvata. Encoded proteins:
- a CDS encoding phospho-sugar mutase; translation: MTLERAVREWLAQDPDPETRAELSDLLERWDLPALQDRFGTKLEFGTAGLRGELGAGPNRMNRVTVMRAAAGLAKVLGPGKHVVIGYDARHKSDVFARDTAAVLTGAGLHASLLPGPLPTPVLAFAVRHLGADAGVTVTASHNPPRDNGYKVYWGDGSQIVPPVDRDISAAIDTVGRVDLLPLHGPGTLTELGESIVDDYITAVKSLPLGDARGLRVAYTPLHGVGGATLTGAFLAAGFENPVAVEEQRNPDPDFPTVSFPNPEEPGAMDLTIALAAKLNADLVLANDPDADRCAVGVPLPDGTCRMLTGDEVGGLLAEHVISHTTGDRMVATTIVSSTLLSKIARAHGVRYGETLTGFKWIIKAGPGLVFGYEEAIGYSVGSDAGLPVHDKDGIGAALTVAGIAAAAKRSGRTLLDLLDDQARRYGLHATSQLSFRVSDLSLIRDAMTRLRTHPPSALGGRAVVRADDLTEGDGGLPPTDGLRYRLAGDARVVVRPSGTEPKLKCYLEVVVPVSGEVAEARAQAAHDLDALKSDLSVTLGL
- a CDS encoding ATP-binding protein, translated to MEPFIGRRRELTVLRRALEKTARQRFDRPGRALLIRGRRRVGKSRLAEEFIRQAQLPHVYYTATGQTLGEELRTFVEEARASNLPAASVFDDKQPGSWHDALSLLARALPEDSPSIVVIDELPYLIKADPTLEGVLQKLFDKEFSRRPVLLLLIGSDLSMMEAINTYSRPFYQRAADFVVHPLTPYDIGEALDLPPAEAFDAHLVSGGLPMICEEWPKGGSLWTYLEQALEDPLSALIVSGERALAAECPPEAHAHQVLNAIGSGQRTHSNIATATQGIPRATMNRALQLLLEKRMIAVDRPLSTRPSRDSRYRVIDSHLRFWIPFIGSRLTDIERGRGDRVLERIRLSWTSWRGMAIEPLIQESFRRMDGLPEPTGAIGGYWTRSNDPEIDIVGADREPIAKQITMLGSIKWLENRPFDQHDMKELIVHQSKMPGADTSTPLYAVSRSGCDVAGITHITPEKLLDVWR
- a CDS encoding NUDIX hydrolase, whose translation is MDESIERVDDLDRVLGVVDRGEAVRRGWLHRIATTICRDEVGRILVLRRSERHIRFPGHYDVLVGGGVGVGESYEVAAARELAEELGVGVPVRFLFKFLCGQGVSPVWFGVHEAVLTEPLVPDPSEIAWLGWLTETDLAEVVDQWRFVPCGREALRRYLGAGFCGSAEQPSPG
- a CDS encoding GyrI-like domain-containing protein, which encodes MPHIIDVPDRPYIGIRRTITMTSFGLVGDRIAGLIGWLAERGAAPTAAPFLRYDSINMAEDRLVVQAGVPVATPVEGEDDIFADVLPAGRYVTASHHGHPDQLAGVISSVLKWGEEQGLTWDMTEKDGTELWGCRLEFYKTNPLEEPDMNNWDTELQFRLA
- a CDS encoding sigma-70 family RNA polymerase sigma factor; protein product: MDATELEWHRGELTGYCYRMLGSGFEAEDAVQETFVRAWRTYDASRGPLRSWLFHLATNICLDMLRGPQRRARAMDLGPAAVPGAELGAPLPPERWIHPIPDSRVSPEDLAVARETVRLAFVAALQHLPPRQRAVLILRDVLRWSAAETAVLLSTTVTSVNSTLQRARAKLPAVEPADLEVDEELLSRYVSAFERYDVSALVSLLHEDATMSMPPFTWWLRGRESIRAVLLASDAPCAGARLLPTRANGSPALGQYMDGRAFALVVLDVAGGLITGVTTYLDPGLFPFFDLPMSFAHALRTEG
- a CDS encoding MerR family transcriptional regulator, translating into MFSIGDFARLGLVSVRMLRHYDAIGLLRPAHVDPVTGYRSYQAAQLSRLNRIVAIKGLGFTLEQVSAILDEKVSAEELHGMVRMRRAQLEAQINADLARLRGVEARLRTIEREGHLRTAEIVLKSVSPVRVAELSARAAGYESEHIGPVITPLFGELCRRLEAASVRITGPGLAYYEEEDDGSVMIHACLPAAVTSGDPYDFQVVDLPAMPTAATIIHHGSMDAALPTFQALAHWIEENGYRSLGLAREISLYCPDNLDEWVTELQIEVTPA